One window of the Nicotiana tabacum cultivar K326 chromosome 4, ASM71507v2, whole genome shotgun sequence genome contains the following:
- the LOC142180041 gene encoding secreted RxLR effector protein 161-like produces the protein MNENTKSVSTPLAPHFKLSAAMSPKNEVEREYMSRVPYANAVGDLDKRRSTTGYVFTFANAPVSWKSTLQSTVALSTTEAEFMEITEAVKEAI, from the exons ATGAATGAGAACACGAAGTCGGTTAGCACTCCTCTTGCTCCTCACTTTAAGCTTAGTGCTGCTATGTCGCCGAAGAATGAagttgaacgagagtatatgtcaagagTGCCATATGCGAATgccgttg GTGATTTGGACAAGcgtagatcaactactggttatgttttCACTTTTGCAaatgcaccagttagttggaagtctactttgcagtcaacggTTGCTTTGTCTACTACTGAGGCAGAGTTCATGGAAATTACAGAGGCTGTAAAGGAGGCAATTTAG
- the LOC107768641 gene encoding large ribosomal subunit protein eL33y, with translation MVKGRQGERVRLYVRGTVLGYKRSKSNQYPSTSLIQIEGVNTKEEVDWYLGKRMAYIYKAKTKKNNSHYRCIWGKVCRPHGNSGVVRAKFKSNLPPKSMGSKVRVFMYPSNI, from the exons ATGGTGAAAGGACGCCAAGGAGAGCGCGTCAG ACTCTATGTCAGAGGAACCGTGCTTGGATACAAAAG GTCAAAATCGAACCAGTATCCAAGCACTTCGTTGATTCAGATTGAGGGAGTGAACACTAAGGAGGAAGTGGATTGGTACCTCGGAAAGCGCATGGCGTACATCTACAAGGCTAAGACAAAGAAGAATAACTCTCATTATCGTTGCATTTGGGGTAAGGTTTGTAGGCCTCATGGAAACAGCGGCGTCGTCAGAGCTAAGTTCAAGTCTAACTTGCCACCTAAGTCTATG GGATCTAAGGTTAGGGTTTTCATGTACCCAAGCAATATATAA